The Colias croceus chromosome 2, ilColCroc2.1 region ATAATGGCCTCTTATTAACTAAAACGCATCAGACTCTATGCTGTTCACGTGTGACGTCgtcatgaaaacatttttttctatttgttCGCTTTACAAATGTTACAACAGTCGTGGCGGACCGCCTGCAAATGCGCCCGCGTCACAGCGCCTCAAAGTTTTGTCTACCAATTAGCCGGTATTGTTGTCCCACATTACACGCGATCGCTCTCAACAGCTCTGGTATTTGTGGCCACAATTGCGACGATATGGGCCCAGTTTATCGCATGATAATACGCTGATATAATGTACATTGTATAGCAACAGCTGTTCAAGAATGTTCAGTTTTGAATTCTTCAAGCGTTGGTATCACGGTGCGTTTCGTTTTGCATTCTTATCGGCTATGTTTAGTGGAATTTAAGCATTTGTACGGTGTTGTATAGTAAAATGTTGATAACTGTGTCTTCAGATGGCGACAAGGAGTCCGATGGACCGTCTGAGAGCGGAGATAACACGTCGGAATCCACTCAAGGGGCTCCCAGTGAACCCACACAAGAAAAAGGTaaaggtttattttagtaagatACAGAATCTTTCtggaaattacatttttaatttagtcgTAGTTAATGTGACGGAAAATAACCTTAAAAAAGTCATTAGCGCGCAAAATCTAACTGCTTAATTGGTCAAGCAATTATCTATGTTTTATACAATCGTAAACCTCCTCTGcaagtttaaataatttatcatttacGACATGGCACATGCCATCTGTCACTATACCTAATGCAGCTATAATTTTTGGATTTACGTAATTTATCCGTCGTCATGTAAACGAATGAATGAAAGTAGCGTGATATTTGTTTAGAAAAACATGCAAATATGCGACGTagttgtattgttatttgttatcgCGACGCTTCAAGGAAAACTTTTTATCAGCCACCTACTTTTGCACCGGCATGTTAGGTGGagtcaaatattttaagaaaaagaatattaaatttagcactttagaaattatgaattatattagAAAATCTATCAGTACTTATTTAGGTTATAAGGAGATCAATTTAATCTATAGTATAGAAATTCTAGGACATAAAGTCATTATAGTACAGTGAATAAtcgtaatatttaatgtgatCGTTGattttcacaatttttataagcGCGAATTATGGTCCTTCTTCTTAGTGTGTAGTTTTCTATTTAGAATATAGTtctattaatacatttatttacaatccTTACAGAAATATTGGATAGTCTGAGGCCCGGATCGCCTGAAGCGCCTGCGAGCAATGCGCCGCAGCGATTCCTAAAGATCAATGTTCGGCACATTACTGATGGACAggtaatattcataatatttattaactcaTAACTTCGACCTGACTGGCGTGGAATAAGAAATTCCAAAGGGAGTGATACGTTTCCCGCGATATGAAGTAATCTTCTTATCTCTTTAGCCTTCTAACTATCTTCAGACACAAAAATCACACCACAAAATCGTTCTGTGTCGAAGTAAAGGTTTATAGCACTTAAAATATTGCTTGAAAGACGAAACAACATTTATGTGGTTGTTCCACGTTTAGAGCATAGCTTGCTGCTTTTGAAACAAAAGGggtttgaaactttttgtatGGACGCTGGCATATCGACctgccgccattttgattttttttcaaaatcgcggcgcacgattaaagtggtatgtatggatagaggacacatagacgaacaaaaaatgtctcatAACATAGTtcacattaccgagatatttggaggtaaatattcacttatgAGTACAACgacaaacactaaaaatagacTTATTACGTGtctatatgcataatattatctccaaATAATCACTCCcaggtagattattattattacaggaagaaattaggtattcattacattacttacatttttatgtaagtatgtatgtttttatgtaatgaatgtacctactttcttccaataaacggttaattaataataatctacctgGGAGTGATTATttggagataatattatacatatagacACGTAATAAgtctatttttagtgtttgtcGTTGTACTcataagtgaatatttaccaccaaatatctcggtaatgtgacgctttagggtactatgttattagacattttttgtttgtctatgtATCCTCTATCCATGCATACAACTTTAATCGTGcgccgcgattttgaaaaaaaatcaaaatggcggccgGGTTGATATGCCAGAAAGTTTCAATGCCCTTTACATGActaaaaatcatcatcatcaaattATGTGTGGAGTTTCGAACTctcctttttaaaaataacatttaaattacttatgtGTATGTATTGTGCAATACTTAACCTGCATTTAAGGGTTAATACTCTATTCCAAGTAACACCAACTAATCTTATTATTGTGAATAGTAAAAGGAATCCGCACATTTGACatgtaaaatacattattgttACAAGCGggaaaagtattttaaaaattaatttcagtagataataaaataataaaacaaacttctttatttctttgttcTACTCAAGTTCTTCTTTGTTGTAAATACTAATGCACTCTTAGAATTAAAATCCAATTAAATTCTGAAATTAAGTCGTTGCATGCAGTGGCATATAAACAACAACATGTAGCTTATTAATATATCAGATCTCAATAACAaatcaaattcatataaaaagaTTATATCCGTTCTTATAATCAAAAGTGTTacttttcatgaaattatatATAACTTCAATCTATTGTAGGAAAAGTAGATTATGTGTTATcagttgaatttcgtgatcaTTGAAATTGAATAATGCTGGTAAGCGTGACTTGCTTATAATCTGGGTTCCAACcagaatatttattacatagaacttgattcaaatttcataatatatttgtagtgTAATAGTATAAGCTTAATTACTGTTAGGTATTAATGGGgtcaatttaattacatacctatttatattttttttatggttatTGACCTACCGTTTACGTTGATTGTTAAGATACTTAAAGATAGGGGTATAAGTATCGTCAAAACATTGCACAATAATCATATTGTATATCAacacatctatactaatattataaagaggaaaggttttatgtatggttttcacgcataaactactgaaacgattataatgaaatttagcacaaatATAGAGTGTAACTTAGATTAACACATatgattgtttattatttgacccggaaatcccacgggagcgggaactatgcgggttttcctttgaaaacgcgggcgaaagcTAGTTTACACAATATAAccaatttaatgtaattagagagtttaaaaactaaaaggtgtaaataataaaatactagctttccgccggcggctccgccagcggtttcaaagaaaaactcgcatagttcccgttcccgtggaatttccgggataaaacctatcctatattactcgtggataatgtagctttcgaatggtgaaagaatttttaaaatcggtccagtagtttatgagcctattcattacaatcaaacaaacaaacaaagtttgcctctttataatattagtgtagataaaatGTACATATGTTTTACGATTTACGATTTTAtgaatacttttatttatcgcCCGTTTACAACGTTGACAAAATGACTAATTGCTCTAGCGTAAGTTGAcaacttataatttataatggcATTGTACACAAAATGGTAATAAATTGCTAAAAgcaataagtttttattatcatCTTGGATAAACGCTctgtaaatctttaaaatgtcCACACCGAATAAATGAAGACAGGTCTATTTCGTTTTACAATACGTTTGTTATGGTAATCTTAGATGCATCATCGGCATATTTATCGTAATAATATCCcatgatttattttcttatacaaaaatatatcgcATGTTTTTGTCCCTTTAACATCATTGGTTTCTCTAACCAGGCCAAGGCTGTACAATACTTCAGTATATTTctaacatattaataattaatgagcGAAACCGTCGTACTGATGGTATTGTCAATCTGtttgaatacaaattttaatcaagCTTGTATGTATTAACAGGGCGTTGTCTCCGGCGTGCTGCTAGTCACACCGAATGCAGTGATGTTCGACCCGAACGTATCGGACACGCTGGTGATGGAGCATGGGCCAGAGTCGTACGGTGTGATTGCGCCCATGGAATACGTCGTCAATGCGGCCATTTTCTACGACATCGCGCACATGCGCACACATGGACCAGACCACAACGCGCACAAGTACGAGCAAATGTAAATGATGACCGTTTCATATTAATAGCCTAGGAAGTCaaaatatgcattaaattaaagaaaaataaaatttcagttTCGCTTCCACGcttcgtaaaataaaatagtattgcGCATTGTAGAAGCAAATTTTTAGCTTATCGCAAATTATATCGCGAAAACAACATGactcataaattaaaaatgaattgttTTGATTTCAGAGCGGAGCAAGCTGAAATATATTACATGAGTAAAGCTGATCATTCCCCAGGCAAAGACTCGCTTCTAGTCAAAGTaagtttaataattgttataattaagtatattcttataaaactatttcttaaaaaaatatcatgctTCATAAATAAGTGACTTCTTTAGAAGCATTGagtgtaaaatttcaaggtcatgTCATGGCGTATTGCCATGTcacgtcacgtcatggagtaaagcgacgattTTTGTATCTTTCCAAATTgtaatcttgccaaagaagtttcacttctgatatTCCTTCGATTATgtacatcatattttttttaatatttattaaagtactTCTTTATATAACCAGGATGAGACATTCCCCGAGCTGCAGGCGGCTAGCGGGGAGGGCGAGGGCGGGGAGGAGCGGCCCGCGTCCACGGAAGAGGAGCGCGGGGGAGCCGCCTTCCCCAAGGCGTTCGAGCGGGACCTAGTCACGCCTACCGCTTTGcaggtaatatttatttatttttaaccgacttcaaaaaaaggaggaggttatcaattcggccggtatgttttttttttatgtatgtacaccgattactccgaggtttctgaaccgatctacgtgattctttttttgttcgatgcgggattgtgtcgaattggtcccataaaaattttattcggataggcccagtagtttttattttatgagcattttgtatgtctgtatttgtaaatgttacaagtgcaagtttgaagtcggttgtttttaaagcagttatcacttgtaattAAGTAAAgagatgttttaattttctattatattataatatatgtaaaattcatcgtaacttgaatcaatataattaaacttaCAGCAACAGACTACTGAAGAAAGGCGGAAATCCCTGTTGGATCAACACTGGGCCATTCCAAGCAAGGACAGAATGTCAATTGACCAAGGAagtgaggtaattttttttttactgtatttgttttttttttttttcttaatccgtacttaatattatacattaaatatttgtataaaataaaataaaataatttatttttatttaaattatttcccAGGTATCGTCAAGCGCAGATCACGGCAAGGAGGAAAGCCTCGAAGTGTCTATGGCGGAGGGCGGCGAGTGCGTGGAGGGCGCGGAGGGATCGGACGCGGAACGTGCGCCCTCCGCCGCTGAAGGGGAAGACGCCGCGCATCTCGTCAAACTGTCATACCACGACTCGGGGATTGACATACGCGATCCTATGCTGCACGTCGCGCCTAACACGTCGAAGAAGGTAATAGTTTGAATTTCGAATGTTGTAGTTTTAATATCGGTGGGGAAGACGCGGCGCATCTCGTCAAACTGTCCTATCATGACTGGGATAGGTATACGGATACCGGATACTTTGTGGAATTTGaatttcgaatttggaatatCGGGTATTGAATCTACCACGAGTCGGGAATAGACATACCTACCGATGCTGCACGTCGCGCCTAACACGTCGAAGAAGGTAATGGTTTGTGTTATTTGAATTTCGCATTTTTATGAGTTGCGAAGGGCCGGACAAGAACTGAGCGCACCTCGTCAAGCTCTTATACCACGACTCGGGAAAAGTCATACGAATTTGTATCGGAAGTCGatgatatataattataataccacTGCGTGTATTCTACAAGCGTTATACGTACAAGAAGAAGACtaggtacaataaataatataacgcAAAAATTATGTGTGTTATATGAATTGTATGTTTAagaatatatctatatatataaaagaaagtcgtgttagttactccacttataactcaagaacggctgaaccgatttagctgaaaattggcagggaggtagtttagagccaggagaaggatataggatactaaatacgtaccacgggcgaagccggggcggaccactagtaattattattataaaaaaaaattgtctacATAATCGAAGTACAACGTGTACATATGGATATTTGTGTCGTCTCAACTTAACTTTTTGTTGACATACAAAGTAATTTTCTAGGAATGTCTGCACCACGAGGACTATTACCATGAAATAGAAACAATATACGAGTCGTCTAGCGAAGAGTCATACGACATTCATTGTGACGTCACGTATGAAGAGCATTTTTTGAAATGTTTCTCTTTAGACCATCATATGGTGAGGAAATAAGTGGACATAGTAATTGGTGGTTTATATGTGTTGATATCTGAGGAAATGGTTGGTGATTGCAAATCTTATTCCGACCTATAGTATCGATTTATTCTTCTGTGGCGTCCAACTAAGTGGTCTTCTTATTTCTATCGTGACGTGACTTTTAGTCGTGATGTTTATCTTATAAGTTAGTGTACTCTTCTATTCTCTATTTTCGGCGTTTTGTcttagttaattattgtaatggtGCAGGTTTTTTTGtacgtatattatttattgttttaattaataaactaaatgattaaatcatcattataataaataaaagtttattcatAAAAGTCAGACTTAGAAATCAAGAGTTTcgcgaattttatcaaaatcaaaatttaaatttacgtGTCTCTGTTGAAAAGTATTATCGCTTATTTACAGTATTGGATTCGCCTCTTCtgaattacaatatttttgaaatcagtCAATATCATCGTTGTGTGTATATTAAAGCTTATAAATTCTAACGAACATAGAACCCTATACGAGAACTTCTGTTCGAATTTCGAACCATACTCATATCCGCATCCAGATACAGCCAGTATACCTATACACGTTTAACAAACCACATATGTATTATGATCGTGTAGGTATACAGCGACGCAGACATAGTGCTATCAGCGGAATGGGTCCCACCCGTGTGCCTCCCGCGTGGCGAACCGCCGCTCTCAGCGCCACCGCTTGGGGAAAACGAACGGGCGCAACGCAAACCAGCTGCCGTGTCGTTCTCGCTCGATGGCACCCAGAAGGACGATCCTACTAAACCAGATAAGAAGAATAAGGTAAAGTGTGACATATTGCTGTCTTGATGCtcattaataactcaggccccggaaccacagacaatagaaaatctattgtgtctgggaccgatcgggccgcttggggctcaatgggttaaatatACTCACAATAAATGGTTATGAAGAAGAGAGAGATCTTTTGAAGTGTATTTCAAATGATATTGCAGACttctctttttttttatctggtTTATcctattatgtattatgtctccTACAGGCAGACAGACTAGCCTGCTTTATGGGTTAATAATCGATCGTTCGTTCCTCCAGTGATTAATGCTCCATTGTTTGCTattctcataaaatattagCGGAAGATAATTTTCTAAGTTATCAAAATATGACAAATCTGTACTTTGTGCATAGAAACTTGTTAGACAAAAAGACATTCATTTTTAATCTTCAttgctatttattttctagatattcaatagtattttatgttgttataGATGCTTAAACGTCTTTCGTATCCACTATCATGGGTGGAGGGTCTGACCGGTGAAGGACAAGCGACTGGACAGACGTCACAGAGTGACTCTTTACCTACTTCAGCCGATAGCCAGCATTCTACGAGCGTCTTCTCCAAAGTGTTTAATAGGTATGATAAAATATCGACTTATTTATCTTTCTCTAATTTGGTAGCAATTACTTGTTTACTAACATAACAGAACATGGGAACTTTTATTGGAATTGATAAATGGtgcttaaaattattatatattgggGATGTATCGATAGTCTTAATATGTTCCAATATATGGAAAACATAAAAAGATTTTATGGATACGAAATAAAGTTGAAGGATTTTTTATGAACCACACGTAATACATTATGCATTGCCATTTTGTATGCACTGGCTatgaataatgtattaatgttattttgataaacaaaGGCGCCTCCGGGCCAGGTACTTCAAATTCGCAACATTTCGAATACAATGGAAATGAATCGAACATCAAGCGAAACGTACCAACAACGCACACATATACACATGCTCTAAATTAATATGGCAATTCAAAATTTTTCCCCCTGCTACCGTGGATGCTAACCGGGATCGTCCGTTACGAACTCCGCTCTGTTCATTGGTGTAGCTCGCCAATGAACCTAGTCGAGTTCGGTACTGGTTTGTTCCTGAGTAAGACTCCGTCGGAGGAGATGCCGCACGAGACTCTATCGGGGTACGTGAAGAGACGCCGCTCCAATATGTGTTGCCTTCAACCCGTAGACCATAGTGACACGCTCCCCAAAACTTACCTTGAGCTTATCGACTGGTCGTTAGAATAGATGCCCGTCTCACAGAAGCAGCAACTGTTTATGATGTGTTTGATTTTTCAAAGACTTTCTTGTTCACAATTTTCAACAACTGCTTTAATTGATGTAAATCTTTTTTGGTGTGGTCAgtctaaaaatatgtttacatttgtaaattttaatttgcacGTCGATTACGTCGAGACATAATTACTATATATTTGATGTGAAAATAactacactataaaaaaattgttgccAGTTTCTGTGAGATGGCTTATGATAAAGATTCATTCATTTAGCCGTTGTTTCTGACAATTATTAGACCAGGAAAATAGTAAGAATAATGATTGATAACTGTTTAAAGTAGTATGTAGATATAAAAAGTCACATTGTTTCCATTGTGTATTTTccaaaatatttgttaattggTTATTCCGGTCGTGTCAGTGTGGTCCTAACAAAGCCTTATTGTTCGTGACTTCACTTTATGTTTCTAGGCTTTCCCACCGGTTTATCTTTTTATCTCGTCTTGTATTGTGAAAATTGCATTTTGAATTAGTGTTTTTCTTCAATAAGAATACTgccttaaaatatttgtttatcttTTATCAGTAATGGTTCAAAATGCAATACGCTTACCTCTTTGTAAATCGATCGCTGAATGGCATGCGGTATATGTGTTAGGCGAAAAAGAATAGTAATTGTGAAGTTTAGTATATAGTGTATCTTGAGCACTAGCGGTGTGGTGACACGACACGCTTTCTAGATAAGATCAAACATTTCCTTGGCTCGACGTTTATTGGcacaaatttaatattattacataatatattatattggatGTTTATTGTTGTGGGTTATaagttaaaatttgtttttaactcAATCAcagttaataaattttcaatagatCTATTTCAACTTTTGTATTTGCTATGGCGTGCCTCTGTCTTACCGCTCTTTCAAGAAACGTTGTCTCATGTCTTTAAGGTTGTGACTCGAGTTTGTTTATGTGTTCATCATTCACTTTTCTAACATATTGGCACCTCTATCTGTTTCGTTACAAATTGGAGCATGTTAAGAAATAAGTAAACCGAGAATAACTGTGATTTCTTACAGGAGGAGATaa contains the following coding sequences:
- the LOC123705668 gene encoding oxidation resistance protein 1 isoform X14, producing MFSFEFFKRWYHDGDKESDGPSESGDNTSESTQGAPSEPTQEKEILDSLRPGSPEAPASNAPQRFLKINVRHITDGQGVVSGVLLVTPNAVMFDPNVSDTLVMEHGPESYGVIAPMEYVVNAAIFYDIAHMRTHGPDHNAHKYEQIAEQAEIYYMSKADHSPGKDSLLVKDETFPELQAASGEGEGGEERPASTEEERGGAAFPKAFERDLVTPTALQQQTTEERRKSLLDQHWAIPSKDRMSIDQGSEVSSSADHGKEESLEVSMAEGGECVEGAEGSDAERAPSAAEGEDAAHLVKLSYHDSGIDIRDPMLHVAPNTSKKVYSDADIVLSAEWVPPVCLPRGEPPLSAPPLGENERAQRKPAAVSFSLDGTQKDDPTKPDKKNKMLKRLSYPLSWVEGLTGEGQATGQTSQSDSLPTSADSQHSTSVFSKVFNRRSSLGGFGRSHTKSTSSVPQPKLDYRSMVSVDDMPDLFASFDKLIPRPARASDDPPLYLRLRMGKPAGRPLPRSTQLMSYGRKRMKPEYWFGVPRNRVDDLFKFLTHWVPDRYGPLGDVAARGYELIDSDTEWDDDEVKPGQKERAGSTGDVSDLTRESWELLKAPYVKIYSIMKSQAEALGDSLGEEPQPEVLSMSDELRRALYSSGASVDMEFSPPDLIGTSEIFTMEHREKLCSVLPARAQGYMWSLAFSTSQHGFSLASMYRKMQRVDSPVLLVIQDTDNNVFGALTSCALRPSEHFYGTGESLLFAFQRADEPRPRALSDKGDEIKDKEDDVTEKKDEDKVEKEEPEFKTKFKYWGWTGDNMYFIRGSNDNISIGAGDGKFGIWLDGDLYLGRTQRCTTYGNEPLSTREDFIVKIMECWTFI